In Podarcis raffonei isolate rPodRaf1 chromosome 11, rPodRaf1.pri, whole genome shotgun sequence, the sequence CTTGGATCAGGTGTAAAGGGAAAATTGGATAAAGGTGTAAAGGTGGTGGACCCTCCTTCAAGAGAGTTTGGGGAGacacctgccagggattcctcAGCTGTGAGTCCTGGGACGTTAAGCTAGAGGacctctggggtcccttccagccctaaattgatttttgaattctgaatttattgttactcatgttttatactgtattttatgctgttttttgttgcatcaattaagtgttttaaattcgttgttagccgccctgagcccggttttatgaaccgggaagggcggggcataaataaaaaaaatatattttattgttattttattttattattatttatttatttactactactacaattctatgactctaagcAAAGCACATTGGGGACTCTGTGGTGAAAATCCCCAGGTGGCCCTATAGCGATGTCTGTGTGTGTCCCCTGGTGCTTCCACTCAACCTCTTCTCTGTCTCCCCCTGAAAGCTCACCCCCCCCAGGCTCCCTTGGCAACTCTGCCCCTTCTGCCCCCCATCTCTTCATTCTCCCCCAAAGATCCTCCTCTGCCCCACTGCCTTGGCTCCCCCCAACTTACCTGAGTGTCTCCCTCGCCAGGTGGTGACCCTCCTCAACGACCTCTACACCTGCTTCGATGCCATCATTGATAACTTTGACGTCTACAAGGTGAGTGCAAAACATGCCTTTGGGTCCTGGCTGTTGAACCCAAAGCTGTCTGTCAGCCCCCAAACTAGAGCCAGGATTGGACCATATAGCTGTAGGGAAGAgggccccctccccacttctggCCTGACAGGTTCACCCCACAGGTGGAGACGATTGGTGACGCCTACATGGTGGTGTCGGGGCTGCCGGTCCGGAACGGGAAGCTGCACGCCCACGAGATTGTCCGCATGGCGCTAGCTCTCCTCGAGGCCGTCAAGACCTTTCACATCCGGCACCGGCCCAACGAGCAGCTGCGCCTTCGCGTTGGCATCCACTCGGGTGAGTCCTGGCACAGCAGGGGCACCGGCAACAGGTCCTTCACTGGAggattttgagcagaggttgggggggctGTCTGTCAGGGACGCTTGCcattcctgcattgaagagggttggtctagatggccctcggggtcccttcgaACCCTACGATTCTAAGCTGCCGCCTCCCTTTGCCTCCTGCAGGGCCTGTGTGCGCAGGTGTGGTGGGCCTCAAGATGCCCCGCTACTGCCTCTTTGGGGACACCGTCAACACAGCGTCGCGCATGGAGTCCAGCGGCGAGGGTgagccccctctccccaccccacccccaaccttgCTGAAGTTTCTGCTGCACAACATTGCAGAGGgtgtggactagaggacctttgggaGCCCCTCTCAACTTCCGTTCTATGATTCCCCCACAACTggtgtccctcctccctccctccagcccaATGTGGATGCTGGCTGCCCTATATCTGTCTCTTCTGGCCCcgttttgggaaggaggggggTTCCACTGGCCCTGACCCCCCCCGACCCCTTGTGTCTTCCAGCCTTGAAGATCCACGTCTCCAGCACCACCAAGGAGAACCTGGACGAGTTTGGCTGCTTTGAGCTGGAGCTGAGGGGGGATGTGGAGATGAAGGTGGgggtctctctcctccctggttgggtgggagggagggagggaggggaagccgtgtggcagcccccaccccaccaggcAGCCCCCGACCCTTCGCTCCTCCACCAGGGAGGAAAAGGTCGCCGTTCCTGATCCTCCTGCCCTGGACCTTTGGGAGAGTTGTGGCAAGACTGTGGAAGCCACGACCTCCTCGGCTTCTGCTGGGGGAGGGGTacaggtggggttttttggggggggaaacctgTCCCAGGGCTGagcctcttcttctccccacGGCAGGGGAAGGGCAAGCTGCGCACCTATTGGCTGCTGGGCGAGAAGAAGAAGAACGTGGTCATCTGATGTGGCTCCTCCCCCTCCTGTGACTCCTCCCACTTACGGGTACCGGGCAGCAGGCTCCTCCCACCGCCAAGAGCCACCGAAACCCCCCTTTGCCTTGGAGCAAtaaggccccccccccagccatgagAGACAGGCGGGCGGACGGAGAGAAGGAAGCACTTGGAGCCATATCGTCCCCCGGCcatgagaggaaagagagagagagaggaagatggggcaggaggggcaggatgagagcgccccccccccgggatgTGCCCAGGGCTGGGTCTTGCCACCTCCTCCATCCCTTGCCCCCGCCCAGACCAAGATGCGCCAGCAAGGAGGCCCCAGGAGCCCAGGGAGAGGCAGCGCACCTCTCGGAGCACGGATCATCCCAGGCCGCTTGTGCTCCCCACGCCCAGCCGGGGGGCTGGCTggttcctgaccccccccccttgcagatgGGATCCTGCACCACAACTCAGCCGGCTGAGCCAACCCAGAGCGCCGctgttcctcccccctccctccgggTGTAAATATAGTGCAAAATATTTTGTCGAAATACAGACTTTTTAACCTGGGGCAGCCTTTGCGATTTGTCCGGGGCAGAGCAGGGGGCCGGTGGAGGTCGGAAGGTGCCTGGGGGGGGCAGCCCTCCCTGCTCTCCTTCTCCTGGCCCTGGGAGCCTGACTCCGCTGCCAGATCCAAAACGGAGAGAGAGACTTTGCCTGTCCAGGAGATCCTCaaatcctgccccccccagccaggggGCTTCAAGGGGGGAAAAGACCCAAGCAGCAGCACCCCCAATCTGCCAATAGCTGCCCCACTTTATTTTCTTAGAGTTTGGGGTAGTTCTCTGGGCCATAGGGCAGCGGCTGGTCGAGGTATTCGGTGGTGGGGGTCGTGAACGTCGCACACTTCTTGAAGGGGGTGTCACCAGTCCGGATATTGGAGAcgccctgcgggggggggggaaacagtgaGAAGGCAGCTGGGGGCCGGCAATCGCACCGTGGGTcaccccctccctctgcctgtcAGGGAGCCAGCATTGtcttgttttttgtgggggggggcagccttgtCAAGTGAAAGCAACAGGTgcaaggggggaggagagaacccAACTCctgttcctcttcctttttcaGTGCCCTCCAGAGCCTCTTCAAAGTCAggaccacgggggggggggagaatgtagggcatttggggtgggggtggggtgtcgGGGAGGGGGGGCCACTCACCGGCACCTGTCGGCAGTGCTCCAACCAGAAGGTCTGCGGCTGCTCCAGGCGGTAGtcgtggggctggggggggagagcAAGAGTCACATGGCagccccctttttggggggttggggggctgcccctgggggggggcgctttccTGCCTCTCTCTCACCTTGGTGGGGGCAGGGGCCACCGACACGAAGCCCTCTTTGCGATAGTGGTCGTGCGTGGTGGAGATGGTATCCATGGGTCCACATGGGGGGccgtcgtcctcctcctccttcagctcCTTGCTGCAGAGAAAGGCAGAGGGGGCTGGGAAGCAGCTtcttggaatggggggggggcaatgtccAGTTCCCTGCCTCTGGGAGCCCCACTGAGGAGACCGCAGAGATTTCCCAGGAAGATCTGAGCTTGGGGTGCTGCGTCAACCCCAAAGGAGATGGAGCAAAATTCAGCAGagaactccctcttccccccaaaccttcctcccttctctggccCTATGGGATCTGGGGGAAGGGAGGACCCCCCCCCACGAGGTTCAGCATTGAGATCTGGGGCACGGGGGCTGGAGGCTGCACCCCAAGACCCTCCGCCTGCCTCTGAGGGAAGGGGTCTCCAATATCCTTttgttcaggggtcagcaaactttttcagcagggggccggtcccccATCCCtccgaccttgtggggggccggactatattttgaaagaaaagaaaaaaagaacaaattcctctgccccacaaataacctattttaaataaaagggcacattctgctcatgtaaaaagacgctgattaccggaccgtccacgggccggattgagaaggcgatggggctggatccggcccccgggccttagtttgcctacccatgcttttgTTATTCCCCACGCAGATTCCTGTCCTGCTTTCTTTCCGTCCTTGGCTGGAGCGACCAGAAAAGGGTCCAGGCCAGGAAGGGAGGCTTCTCACAGCCCTCCCACCAAACTGGTCTTTTCTTTAATTCTTCAAACACCTTCTTCAATTCGGGAAAAGTCTCCTCACGGCGCCTGACCTGTCACGCTGGCTGGGAGGGATCAGAAGGACCCCCtcgcccagccccctgcaagagCTCCTTCGAAAGGGGCAGACTGGCATTCGGTGCCAGGCCCCTTCCATGCCACTCTCAAAGTGGGCAGCTTAACAGTCCGTGCCCCAGTCCCATTCCTCAGAGAGCCCCATTGCTGACATCTCTCCATTGTGCCCAGTCCCCACTTGCTTGCAGGGTCAGTCCACATCAAATCAACGCAAAAAACAAGGGTTTCACCACCCACCATCTCGGATTTTGATGAAACGTGGTTtacacccttcccttatggttgaaagaaacccccttaaGTCCCCCCCCTCTATCTCAAACGgttttaattttatagcacttcaaagTTTCGTGAAATCTGTGTTTCTGTCCCTCTTGAGATCCTCCGCcttgtgtgcattttattttttttctccataACCAATGATCAGACATAAGAGACCCATAACTTTTATTCTTTGTTGAGAAAGTACatgtctttgcaataattttcaccatcaaaaacttttgattgcattgtgccctaacgctgaaaatttaggttttCTAAATCTAGTTTTTCCACCCAAAAAGCTACATTTATACACTTTTtaaggcatttataaaatcttttgggtgctggtgtattttttcctgaaattctcatCATGTTATTGATCTCTATGTAAAATTTCAAAaagatctgatcattggttatggagaaaaaaaataaaatgcacacaagGCGGAGGATCTCAAGAGGGACAGAAACACAGATTACATTAAACTTTTaagtgctataaaattaaaacCGTTTGAGATAGAGGGGGGGAACTTGAGGAGGTTTCTTTCAACCACAAGGGAAGGGTGtacaccaagtttcatcaaaatccaAGGCGGTGAGTGGCATGACTGAGTTGAACTGACGTGGAATGACCCCGCAATCTGCTCCCGGCAAGGGGGAaccggggcggaggaaggggggtgcggtgggggcgggcTGCCCCAGATGTCttccttgggggggggtgacatttggcacgcctgcgactcccaagcctaccccgagccattgggggcagggggggagctGCACTGCTTCACCAGCAGCATTCCGCCCACTTCCTCCTTCGTTTTAACAGCTGGGAGAGGCCTGAGAGTCGCAGATGGGCACCTGAGCAGCTATCccacgcctgggagggcaccctctgtgccACGCCCCCCCCTCGGGAGCGCACCCGCCCTGGGCTGCATGGGCATATGCACCGCCACTGGGGGGCAcctgcccacctgcccaccctctcATCTAgtagaaaaaagacagtcacAGAACCGagaaattacacaaaacaaatgaaataccatgaaaatccctgaaacgagaagtaatcgactagaaatattatcttatagaATTAAatgatagaattatagaattaaaTACGGAAAATCTAAAAGTTTAAGGGAAAAGTTAGAAAAACCTAAAACtgaacaaagccttaacgggatgctggctacaaacctcgtttcactgaactattcagattcttcagaaggaaatagagaaatcataaaccttaaatgattACAAACTCAGgaaacgaggtttgtagccggcatcccatcaaggctttgttcaattctaggtttttctaattttttccttaaacttttaGATTTTTGTTATTTAGTTTAATTCTATAATATTTCTAGtcaattacttctcgtttcagggattttcacggtatttcatttgttttgtgcaacaCCCTCTCCTCCAGGGCTGCCTTGGGGCAGAGAAGCCCAAAGATGGACTGCCCCCTCGAGCGCCAAAGCAAGTCTTCCTGGTCTGGTGGAGCCTCTGCCACTTGGGAGACAGGCGATGGCACAGCGGGTGAGACCTGGGGGGCGGGGCAGCCTCTCTCACCTCGGAAAGCCCATTCCAGAGGCAGGAGGGGAGGCCcagctgggggaggaggggaccACCCATGGCTCACCTGCTGCCCTGGTATTTTGGACTTTCTGCCCGCTGCTCACCTGTGCTTCTGGTACAGGAGCCACTCCAACATGGCCTCACGCTGCCCTGCGGGAGGAGGACAAAGAAGGAGGTCAGATCTCAGAAGGCAGGACGGGGCCTCaagtgggtggggagaggggggagcagaatgtcctcctctgcctgcaccccccccccacatgccagTCTCCTTCGCCTCCCTGGGCAGCAGTGACGTTTTCAAGCTACAAGCCATGGGAGGGctcttcccccccctctctcggGGCTTATATTTTGGTCTAACACCAGAACTCCTGGGTGTCCAACAAacctaaatgttggaagattcagtacAGATAAAGGAAGTCCTTCGTGCAGCaccgttaaactatggaactcccttccacatgAGGCAGTGAGGCTTGGATGGTTTGAAAAGGCGACGTGACACATTCATAGAGGGCAAGAGGGATATTGGGGGCTCAAAGCCATAATGGCTCAGCTCtggcagcaaggcttctgaatcccagttgctggaacccacgggaggggagagggcttgtgttcaaatcctgactgatggtttcccccctgcatctggtgggccactgtcagaacaggaggctggactagatgggtctgatCCACTAGCAGTGGTGAAATCCCCAGCAGGCTACAGAAATGTTGCACAGAAAGGCTGCCCAGTGGGCTTGGGCTGCAGGGGGTGGCTGTgaggggcagtggggagaagctccCCAGGAAAGGGGGACCCAGGCGAGAGGTCAAGGACGGCTTCACTCTTTCCTCTTTATATGCGACAAAGCAGCTCAGGGTGCGAATACAAAGGTGATCTACCCAGGTAAGCTCAGGTTACAGCTCTCCAGGCCTCACAAAGATCCAGTTGCAGCGTGAAGCTCCAACATCATCACTCTGAGATGGGCAGGTTGAGGGGAGGAAGAGCCCATTGCAGCACCCATGGCGATTGCTTGGAGCCTGTGGGAGCAGAGCTGGCCTGCCTACAGCGGGTGACTCTTGAGAAGCCTGGTTtagactggggtgggggaagcagtttctggggggtgggggcacaggCTGCTAAGAGCTTTGCCTGTGTGGCAGCTGGAGACGTCCAAGAGGCCAATGCCCCCCCAGAGCAGCTGGGCAGGCTCCCCCGCCTCCAGGAAGCCCCATGGAAAGGGTCCCCAGCCTGTGGCCCCTCACACTCTGGACCCCCAGAGACTGGAGGGAGGAGGTGGAGCTGCTGCCACCCCCCAGCTCTGCGAGGGCTCAGGGCAGCAAACAGGAATGAAATGGGCTTAATCGAAACACGGAAGAAGACTCAAAGCCAAATGAAAAGGAGGAGCTAAAGGTAAAACTTCGCCATTCCCGTGCTTTTCAAGGCAGCCCTGGGAGGGTCCCCAGAggggctgccccatggaagagggagcaagctggcTTTCTGCCGCTCCCAAGCAGCCAAAGCAGCAGATTCAAGTTCCAAGAGACGAGATTCCCAGTGAACagcaggaaggactttctgatggcaagagcggTTTGGCAGCAGAACAGTCTCCCCTGGACGGTGGTGGCCTCTCCCTCCTTGGGGGCTTTTAAGCAGAGCTGGGGggggccctctgtcatggatgctgcggccaagattcccgcattgcagggggtggactagaggacccttggggtcccttctgattctacaattctatgcttcgaAGGCATTTAAGGCCAAGGAGGAGCCCCTGTTTTGAGGAAGGGGCTTTGACCCACAGAGACCACCCACCCGCCTCGTGTTGCCATTTCTGCAGGAGGGCCGAGTGGTCAGAGCCCTCCAGGTCAGGGACAGAGCCGGAGGCAGGTGTGCTTTGGGCGGGTCTGGACCCAAGAACAAAACGTGTCTGTCTGCTTAACGAGGAGAAACCGGAAAGCAAACAATAAACACTTTTGTGGCAAAGTTTTTTCCTTGGCTGTCTGGAAAGGCCGCTCTtggctctgccccccccctccctccccagatcCTCACCTCTTATGGGGAGCCCCGTCCTCCAGGGCCTGCGGTAGGCGTCCTTCATGGTGGTGGTGCTGCTCAGGCCAGCCAGAAACTGCTGGGTGAGCAGCCCCCGGTGCCCGTGCCGGTAGAAGGAGGCCTCTGTGCCCCACTCGGGACAGGGCACGCGGTCCAGCTCGTT encodes:
- the SPAG8 gene encoding sperm-associated antigen 8 isoform X1, translated to MEPEGGSLAPALQGPPAASDGEAAALPGPEAPCCVAEPPLCPGEEGQEAAVVYGPKEMLPEDPPVVVRTPAYSVELPPCHGVPGPTLGELPATEQEAIPVVPLEPMRELPIRGKCLIYNWQEERATNELDRVPCPEWGTEASFYRHGHRGLLTQQFLAGLSSTTTMKDAYRRPWRTGLPIRGQREAMLEWLLYQKHSKELKEEEDDGPPCGPMDTISTTHDHYRKEGFVSVAPAPTKPHDYRLEQPQTFWLEHCRQVPGVSNIRTGDTPFKKCATFTTPTTEYLDQPLPYGPENYPKL
- the SPAG8 gene encoding sperm-associated antigen 8 isoform X2 yields the protein MLPEDPPVVVRTPAYSVELPPCHGVPGPTLGELPATEQEAIPVVPLEPMRELPIRGKCLIYNWQEERATNELDRVPCPEWGTEASFYRHGHRGLLTQQFLAGLSSTTTMKDAYRRPWRTGLPIRGQREAMLEWLLYQKHSKELKEEEDDGPPCGPMDTISTTHDHYRKEGFVSVAPAPTKPHDYRLEQPQTFWLEHCRQVPGVSNIRTGDTPFKKCATFTTPTTEYLDQPLPYGPENYPKL